The segment ATGCCCAGAGCCAGGTTAGAACGTTCCGCTCGGTCGCTCAGGCTTGCAATTTCTTCCGGATGTTTCAGCGACGGGTACGTTTCGCCTCGCCCGTAATCGGCGCCGATGGTGGTGCATCTCCCGGTTATACTTTGATGTCCTTCGCTTCGACCTGGAACCAGCATCGGCAAAGTCTCTTCTGTCTATGACGGGGGTGACGGAAACCAAAATTGAAAGAAGGAATGAGGATGACGGCTCGACGGATACTCTTACCCTCGCTGCTGACGGGACTGGCTTTGCTGGCGCCGATCCCTGCGCAGGCGAACTCGTGCGGCGCTCAGACGAAGGCGGCCGCAGGTGAAACAATCCAGGCGATTGCTGTGCGCTGCGACGTGGCGCTGGACGACCTGCAAGGCGCCAATCCGAATCTGCAGAGTGGCCCATTGGCAGCGGGCATGGTCGTGGACATGCCGGGGTTCCTCGGCGGCTCCCTGTCCGAGAACGCGCGCAACGCCGTGCGCGAGGCCGGCGATCAAATCAAGGGTGCGGCAGGCCGCGCGGGAAAGTCGGTGTCGGATTTCTTGCGCGATGAGCCCGATCTCAACCGTGACATTCTGGAGTTCGGCGAGAGCCTGGGCTTGCCCGGTGTGAAGGCGCCCCCTCCGGAGACGGGAGCCGAGGCGAGGGTCACCCCGCAGTCAGGACGGCCTGGCGATCAGGTCGAGATCCGTGCGTCCGGATTTCGCGCCGACGTGGCGGTGAAGATCTACGCGACCTCCGCCGCGGGGCAACAGGAGCTCCTCGGCAGCGCCGTTGCCGATGCCGCAGGCCGCGTGGAGCAGAAGGTGACGGTTCCCAACCGCCCGGTCGGCGATAAGCTGTCGTTTGCAGTCGAGACGGAACGGATGCGGCTGTCGACGGAGCCTTTCGCCGTGACCGCGGCGCCTTGAGGAAGAAGCCCGCCGCCGTACGAAGCCCTTTGGATGATCAGGCAAGCGGTCCGTTTGTTTGGAGGCCAATATGGATCTTTTTGATTTGCAGTGGCACCGGCTCCTGGAGGATCTGGTCACCGTCGCCGTCGCCTTCGTTCTCGCACTGCCGCTAGGCTGGCATCGCGAGGGGGGCAAGATTCGCGCAGGCTTGCGCACCTTTCCAGTGGTGGCCATGGCCGCCTGTGGATTTGCGCTCATTGCCCGCTACGATCCAACCTCGAGCGCCGAGACTCGTGCGCGGATTCTTCAGGGGATCATTACCGGGGTGGGTTTCATCGGTGGAGGCGCGATCCTGAAACGGGGCGACAACGTGCAAGGAGTGGTGACCGCGGCCAGCATCTGGAACACCGGCGCCATCGGCGTCGCCGTTGCCTATGCCCGGCTCGAGATTGCCATCGTGCTCAGCCTCATCAACTTTGTCTCCCTGATCCTTCTCACCCCCATGATCGACGACGACACCTCGACCTGACCGCTCCTCGCGCGGAGGGCGCGCGGGTGATCGAACGGCTTGCAGTGTAATGGCTCGATTTCATCGGACAAGCGGAACCAAAAATCCTCGAGTCCTTTAGCAGTCGCGAGGACACATCGCCCGAGGGGCGGAGCTTAGATCGTTGCCTGGTCGCGCTGAAGGAGGAGAAGTGTCCACGAGCAACAAGACGATACTGAAGTGGACCGTTCCGGTGATCGCCATCTGCTGTCTTGCATTGGCTTGGTACTTTGTCCCGCTGAGGGAATGGGCGATCGCCTTCAGCAATTGGGCCGAGGACATGGGAGTCGCAGGGATCGCCCTTCTGAGTATCGCCTATGTGATTTGCACGCTCCTTCTCGTCCCCGGCGTTCCCCTCACCCTCGCCGTGGCTTTCGTCTATGGCTGGTGGTCGCTGGCGATCTGTTTTCTCGGCGGCATGACGGCCGCCCTGATTGCATTCTTAGCCGGCAGGTATCTGGTTCGTGATCTGATTACGCGTTTCATCCGACGCCATCCCATGCTCAAGGCAGTGGACGCGGTGGCGCGCGAGGAAAGTTTCAAAACGATCCTCCTCGCCCGGCTGACGCCGGTCACGCCCTTTGCGATGGAGAACTACGCGTTTGGGATCACCGGCGTGCGTCTGGTTCCCTATTTGGCGGCAACGGCAGTCGGCATCATCCCCGGCACCATCCTGAATGTCTGGGTGGGGGTCATCGGCCGAACTGCGGCGCGCGGCGGCGCCAGCGTCCTGGGTTGGAGCCTGCTGGGAATCGGATTGCTCGCCAGCATCGTCCTTGTCGTCTGGATCACCCGAAAAGCCAGGCGGAAGGTCCACCAGCAGAAGATCACGGAAGCGCGTAGCTGATCACATAATCGCCGATAGGCGTTTCCATGAAGTGATGGCCGCCCGCCATGAAGCCGATATACTGCTTGCCGTCCACCTCGTAGCTGATGGGATTGGCCTGCCCGCCGGCGGGCAAGACATCCTCCCACACCACCTCTCCGGTCTTGATGTCCATGGCCCGGATCAGGTCGTCGGTCGCTGCCGCGATGAAGACCAGTCCTCCCGCTGTGATCAGGGGCCCGCCATTATTGGGCGTTCCGATCTGCACGTTGATATAAGTCGGCAGGCCGAAGGGACCGTTTCTGCGGGCTGTGCCGAGAGGGTGGTTCCACAATGTTTCGCCCGTCTTGAGATCGATGGCGCGGATGCCTCCATAAGGGGGTTCGGTGCACGGCATGCCCGTGAACGGCGCGCGCCAGCCGGCATTCACGTCGATGGCGTAGGGCGCACCTATCTGGGGATCTCCTTCGCCTTCGGCGCGGCCTTCCTCATCTGAGCGATCGTTGCGCTCATAGATCGGCGAAAGGTTTCGCCTCTCGGCCTCCTCCCGGGGCAACAGCCGGTTGAAGTTGGGGATGTTATTGTAGTTGGAGATGATGATGCCGCGCTCACGGTCGATGGCGATGCTGCCCCAATCCGCCCCGCCATTATAGCTAGGATATTGGATGTAATGGCGATCCGCCGTTGGCGGCGTGTAGATACCGTCATAGGACGCGCGCCGGAACTGAATCCGGCACCAGAGCTGATCGAGCGGCGTCATCCCCCACATGTCCTTCTCCTCCAGCCGGGGGAAGGCCAGGCTGTGATAGCGGGAGCGGGGCTGGGTCTTGGAGATCCAATCGGCTTCGACGCCGCCCGATGGGGCTTCGACTTCATCAACGGGGAAAAGCGACTCGCCGGTTCGCCGATCGAGCACGTAGATGTCCCCCTGCTTGCTCGCGAGGACGAGGGCCGGGACCGGTCCGCCATCTGCGGGGAAGTCCAACAGGGTGGGTTGCGATCCGAGATCGTAATCCCAGACATCGCGGTGGACGGTCTGGAAGTGCCAAACCGGCTTGCCGGTGGTGACGTCTATCGCCACCAGGGAGGTCGCGTATTCGTTCTCGGCCTCGCTCCTGTTGCCGCCCCAATAGTCGACCGAGGAGTTCCCCATGGGGAGATAAACGTAGCCGAGCTGTTCGTCTCCGGCCGCCACCGTCCACATGTTGGGTGTGCCGCGGGTATAAGTTTCACCTTCAGGCGGCAGGCCGGTGAGCGCCGGATTGCCGAGGTCCCATGCCCAGGCCAGCGCGCCGGTCATGGCGTCGAAGCCCCGAATCACGCCCGAGGGAGCGTCCTCCGCCTCGCCGTCCTTCACTTGCGCGCCCGTGACGATGATGCCGCGCACGATCGTGGGCGGCGCCGTGACGGCATACCAGCCCGGCACCTTTTTTCCGATGCCCTGCCACAAATCGACGGTTCCGTTCGGTCCGAAGTCGGCGCAGGGTTCGCCGCTTTCCGCATCGACGGCGATCAGCCTGGCGTCGAGGGTCGCCTCGATGATCCTCGTACCGCAGGCCTGACCTGCTGATGCATCGGGGGCACGATAGTAGCTGACGCCGCGACAGCTGGCCCCATAGGGAATGGCTGCATTGTCGACCTGAGGATCATAGCGCCACTGCTCCTGTCCGGTGGCGGCATCGAGGGAGATCAGGATGTTCATGGCCGAGCAGAGGTACAGACGGTTCCCCACCTTCAGAGGAGTGGTCTCGGGTGCATATTTGCCTTCAGCCGAGCCCGTGGGCATGTCGCCGGTACGGTAGGTCCACACCTTTCTGAGCTGGCCGACAT is part of the Rhodoligotrophos appendicifer genome and harbors:
- a CDS encoding pyrroloquinoline quinone-dependent dehydrogenase, which gives rise to MLKATKIIPLGAIACVLVFGPPVSAQDAPAVPPAQNAPAAPPLQAPGAAPEAAPPIEQQDAAPGVQTPSPGVQIPTAAAARPPAVQPEVGADWPFYGGDEHATRYSPLSQITRDNVGQLRKVWTYRTGDMPTGSAEGKYAPETTPLKVGNRLYLCSAMNILISLDAATGQEQWRYDPQVDNAAIPYGASCRGVSYYRAPDASAGQACGTRIIEATLDARLIAVDAESGEPCADFGPNGTVDLWQGIGKKVPGWYAVTAPPTIVRGIIVTGAQVKDGEAEDAPSGVIRGFDAMTGALAWAWDLGNPALTGLPPEGETYTRGTPNMWTVAAGDEQLGYVYLPMGNSSVDYWGGNRSEAENEYATSLVAIDVTTGKPVWHFQTVHRDVWDYDLGSQPTLLDFPADGGPVPALVLASKQGDIYVLDRRTGESLFPVDEVEAPSGGVEADWISKTQPRSRYHSLAFPRLEEKDMWGMTPLDQLWCRIQFRRASYDGIYTPPTADRHYIQYPSYNGGADWGSIAIDRERGIIISNYNNIPNFNRLLPREEAERRNLSPIYERNDRSDEEGRAEGEGDPQIGAPYAIDVNAGWRAPFTGMPCTEPPYGGIRAIDLKTGETLWNHPLGTARRNGPFGLPTYINVQIGTPNNGGPLITAGGLVFIAAATDDLIRAMDIKTGEVVWEDVLPAGGQANPISYEVDGKQYIGFMAGGHHFMETPIGDYVISYALP
- a CDS encoding MgtC/SapB family protein, with translation MDLFDLQWHRLLEDLVTVAVAFVLALPLGWHREGGKIRAGLRTFPVVAMAACGFALIARYDPTSSAETRARILQGIITGVGFIGGGAILKRGDNVQGVVTAASIWNTGAIGVAVAYARLEIAIVLSLINFVSLILLTPMIDDDTST
- a CDS encoding TVP38/TMEM64 family protein gives rise to the protein MSTSNKTILKWTVPVIAICCLALAWYFVPLREWAIAFSNWAEDMGVAGIALLSIAYVICTLLLVPGVPLTLAVAFVYGWWSLAICFLGGMTAALIAFLAGRYLVRDLITRFIRRHPMLKAVDAVAREESFKTILLARLTPVTPFAMENYAFGITGVRLVPYLAATAVGIIPGTILNVWVGVIGRTAARGGASVLGWSLLGIGLLASIVLVVWITRKARRKVHQQKITEARS